The following are encoded together in the Culex pipiens pallens isolate TS chromosome 1, TS_CPP_V2, whole genome shotgun sequence genome:
- the LOC120424031 gene encoding uncharacterized protein LOC120424031, producing the protein MTHQLRLGHATLLLLIAISLTDATVPTIDNIVKVLQSPAFQQIILPQPLADAPATMTAADTPATSDDKNKKPQMDSPATSKDTPEDPTLKLVTRVLDTLRPAPIPVPLSIAAPAPAAVLLLPQRRALPGCPLCDASVYSYCDFKVFHDGCCCGTANGGGYGHGGGGGGFGGGFGGNGLGGYGGCGYQEDCSFLYANSCYEHQLIVNCCCNSPY; encoded by the exons ATGACCCACCAGCTGCGACTTGGCCACGCTACCCTGCTCCTGCTTATCGCTATCAGCCTGACTGACGCAACAGTTCCGACGATAGATAATATCG TGAAAGTGCTCCAATCCCCCGCCTTCCAGCAGATCATCCTCCCACAACCACTGGCTGATGCCCCGGCCACCATGACCGCCGCCGACACTCCCGCCACCTCCGACGACAAAAACAAGAAACCCCAAATGGACAGTCCCGCCACCAGCAAAGACACCCCAGAAGATCCAACCCTCAAACTGGTCACACGTGTCCTGGACACCCTCCGACCTGCGCCAATTCCAGTGCCATTGTCGATCGCGGCACCTGCTCCAGCAGCGGTCCTGTTGCTACCTCAACGACGTGCCCTACCCGGATGTCCGCTGTGCGATGCCTCCGTGTACAGCTATTGCGACTTTAAGGTGTTCCACGACGGATGCTGCTGCGGAACGGCCAACGGAGGTGGTTACGGTCATGGGGGCGGCGGTGGCGGGTTTGGGGGAGGATTCGGAGGAAATG GCCTCGGTGGCTACGGCGGCTGCGGCTACCAGGAGGACTGCAGCTTTCTGTACGCCAACTCGTGCTACGAGCACCAGCTGATCGTCAACTGCTGCTGCAATTCACCGTACTGA